A region from the Mycolicibacterium phlei genome encodes:
- the murA gene encoding UDP-N-acetylglucosamine 1-carboxyvinyltransferase yields the protein MSERFVVTGGNRLSGEVAVGGAKNSVLKLMAAALLAEGTSTITNCPDILDVPLMAEVLRGLGATVELDGDVVRITSPDEPKYDADFAAVRQFRASVCVLGPLVGRCKRARVALPGGDAIGSRPLDMHQAGLRQLGARCNIEHGCVVAEADHLRGAEIQLEFPSVGATENILMAAVLAEGVTTIHNAAREPDVVDLCDMLNQMGAQVTGAGTSTLTITGVDRLYPTEHRVIGDRIVAATWGIAAAMTRGDITVTGVDPQHLQLVLHKLHDVGATVTQSDDGFRVVQYERPKAVNVATLPFPGFPTDLQPMAIALASIADGTSMITENVFEARFRFVEEMVRLGADARTDGHHAVVRGIPQLSSAPVWSSDIRAGAGLVLAGLVADGETEVHDVFHIDRGYPLFVENLRSLGAEIERVA from the coding sequence GTGAGCGAGCGATTCGTGGTGACCGGCGGAAACCGGTTATCAGGCGAAGTTGCCGTGGGGGGAGCCAAGAACAGTGTTCTGAAGCTGATGGCCGCCGCGCTCCTCGCCGAGGGCACCAGCACGATCACCAACTGCCCGGACATCCTCGACGTGCCGCTGATGGCCGAGGTGCTCCGGGGGTTGGGCGCGACCGTCGAACTCGACGGCGATGTCGTGCGCATCACGTCACCCGACGAACCCAAATACGACGCCGACTTTGCTGCGGTGCGCCAGTTCCGGGCCTCGGTCTGTGTGCTGGGGCCCCTGGTCGGGCGGTGTAAGCGGGCCCGGGTGGCGTTGCCGGGCGGTGACGCGATCGGATCCCGGCCGCTGGACATGCACCAGGCCGGCCTGCGGCAGCTCGGGGCACGGTGCAACATCGAGCACGGCTGTGTGGTGGCCGAGGCCGACCACCTGCGCGGCGCCGAGATCCAGTTGGAGTTCCCCTCGGTGGGGGCCACCGAGAACATCCTGATGGCCGCGGTGCTGGCGGAGGGTGTGACGACGATCCACAACGCGGCCCGCGAGCCCGACGTGGTCGATCTGTGCGACATGCTCAACCAGATGGGTGCCCAGGTCACCGGTGCCGGGACGTCGACGTTGACCATCACCGGTGTGGACCGGCTCTATCCCACCGAGCACCGGGTGATCGGCGACCGCATCGTGGCCGCGACGTGGGGGATCGCGGCGGCGATGACCCGCGGTGACATCACGGTGACCGGGGTGGACCCGCAGCACTTGCAGCTTGTGTTGCACAAACTGCACGACGTGGGTGCCACCGTGACGCAGAGCGACGACGGGTTCCGGGTGGTGCAGTACGAGCGCCCGAAGGCGGTCAACGTCGCGACCCTGCCGTTCCCGGGGTTCCCGACCGACCTGCAGCCGATGGCGATCGCGCTGGCGTCGATCGCCGACGGCACCTCGATGATCACCGAGAACGTGTTCGAGGCGCGGTTCCGCTTCGTGGAGGAGATGGTCCGGCTCGGCGCGGACGCCCGCACCGACGGCCATCACGCGGTGGTTCGGGGGATCCCGCAGTTGTCGAGCGCTCCGGTGTGGTCGTCGGACATCCGGGCCGGCGCCGGTCTGGTGCTGGCCGGCCTGGTCGCCGACGGCGAGACCGAGGTGCACGACGTCTTCCACATCGACCGCGGCTATCCGTTGTTCGTGGAGAACCTCCGCAGTCTCGGCGCCGAGATCGAGAGGGTCGCCTGA
- a CDS encoding cob(I)yrinic acid a,c-diamide adenosyltransferase: MAVHLTRIYTRTGDDGTTGLSDFSRVSKNDARLVAYADCDETNAAIGVAIALGSPSEQIAQVLRQIQNDLFDAGADLSTPIVENPKYPPLRITQSYIDRLEKWCDEFNEGLPALNSFVLPGGTPLSALLHVARTIARRAERSAWTAVETHGDSISVLPAKYLNRLSDLLFILSRVANPDGDVLWQPGGGQATD; this comes from the coding sequence ATGGCAGTCCATCTGACCCGTATCTACACGCGCACGGGTGACGACGGCACCACCGGCCTCAGCGATTTCAGCAGGGTCTCCAAGAACGACGCCCGGCTGGTCGCCTACGCCGACTGCGACGAGACCAACGCCGCCATCGGCGTCGCGATCGCCCTCGGATCACCCAGCGAGCAAATCGCACAGGTGCTGAGGCAGATTCAGAACGACCTCTTCGACGCGGGCGCGGACCTGTCCACTCCGATCGTCGAGAACCCGAAATACCCGCCGCTGCGGATCACCCAGAGCTATATCGACCGGCTCGAGAAATGGTGCGACGAGTTCAACGAGGGCCTGCCCGCCCTCAATTCGTTTGTGCTGCCTGGCGGTACCCCGCTGTCGGCGCTGCTGCACGTGGCGCGCACGATCGCCCGCCGCGCCGAGCGCTCCGCATGGACCGCCGTCGAGACGCACGGCGACTCGATCAGTGTGCTGCCCGCGAAATACCTGAACCGGCTGTCGGATCTGTTGTTCATCCTGTCGCGGGTCGCCAACCCCGACGGCGACGTGCTCTGGCAACCCGGCGGCGGTCAGGCAACCGATTAG
- a CDS encoding DUF2550 domain-containing protein, with product MSALMYVMVALICVLLLVVVALCYRLWKLRKVGGTAAILRDYPADGGHGWRHGVLRYRGGEAVFYRLSSLRWWPDRRMSRRGLEIVNRRGPRGDEYDIMTDAIVILEVRDNMPERRRGYEIALDRGALTAFLSWLESRPSPRARRRTF from the coding sequence GTGAGCGCGCTCATGTACGTCATGGTCGCGCTCATCTGCGTGCTCCTGCTCGTCGTGGTGGCGTTGTGCTACCGGCTGTGGAAACTGCGCAAAGTCGGTGGCACGGCGGCGATCCTGCGCGACTACCCGGCCGACGGCGGCCACGGCTGGCGGCACGGCGTGCTGCGGTATCGTGGTGGGGAAGCCGTGTTCTACCGGCTGTCGAGCCTGCGCTGGTGGCCGGACCGCCGAATGAGCCGGCGCGGGCTGGAGATCGTGAACCGCCGGGGCCCGCGCGGTGACGAGTACGACATCATGACCGACGCGATCGTGATCCTGGAGGTCCGGGACAACATGCCGGAGCGACGTCGGGGTTACGAGATCGCGCTGGACCGGGGTGCGTTGACCGCGTTCCTGTCCTGGCTCGAGTCCAGGCCGTCGCCGCGGGCCCGCCGGCGCACCTTCTAA
- a CDS encoding F0F1 ATP synthase subunit epsilon: MAELDVDIVAVERQIWSGKATFVFTRTTAGEIGILPNHIPLVAQLVDDAMVRVEREGEDDLRIAVDGGFLSVTEQGVIVLAESAEFDSEIDADAAKRDAESDDPATAARGRARLRALGQLD, translated from the coding sequence GTGGCTGAACTCGACGTCGACATCGTCGCCGTGGAGCGCCAGATCTGGTCGGGGAAGGCGACTTTCGTCTTCACCCGCACCACCGCGGGTGAGATCGGCATCCTGCCCAACCACATTCCGCTGGTCGCGCAGCTCGTCGATGACGCCATGGTGCGGGTGGAGCGCGAAGGTGAGGACGACCTCCGGATCGCCGTTGACGGCGGATTCCTCTCCGTCACCGAGCAGGGTGTGATCGTCCTCGCCGAGAGCGCGGAGTTCGACTCGGAGATCGACGCGGACGCCGCCAAGCGCGACGCGGAATCCGACGATCCGGCAACGGCAGCCAGGGGTCGGGCGAGGCTTCGCGCCCTCGGTCAGCTCGACTAG
- the atpD gene encoding F0F1 ATP synthase subunit beta, whose product MTAPAEAKKDTTGRVVRITGPVVDVEFPRGSVPELFNALHADITYKDLSKTLTLEVAQHLGDNLVRTISMQPTDGLVRGVEVTDTGAPISVPVGDGVKGHVFNALGDCLDEPGYGKDFEHWSIHRKPPAFSDLEPRTEMLETGLKVVDLLTPYVRGGKIALFGGAGVGKTVLIQEMINRIARNFGGTSVFAGVGERTREGNDLWVELADANVLKDTALVFGQMDEPPGTRMRVALSALTMAEYFRDEQGQDVLLFIDNIFRFTQAGSEVSTLLGRMPSAVGYQPTLADEMGELQERITSTRGRSITSMQAVYVPADDYTDPAPATTFAHLDATTELSRAVFSKGIFPAVDPLASSSTILHPSIVGEEHYRVAQEVIRILQRYKDLQDIIAILGIDELSEEDKVLVYRARKVERFLSQNMMAAEQFTGQPGSTVPLKETIEAFDKLCKGEFDHLPEQAFFLIGGLDDLAKKAESLGAKL is encoded by the coding sequence ATGACTGCCCCCGCAGAAGCGAAGAAGGACACCACCGGGCGCGTGGTCCGCATCACCGGCCCGGTCGTCGACGTCGAGTTCCCCCGTGGCTCGGTGCCGGAACTGTTCAATGCCCTGCACGCCGACATCACCTACAAGGACCTGTCGAAGACGCTGACCCTGGAGGTCGCGCAGCACCTGGGTGACAACCTGGTGCGCACCATCTCGATGCAGCCCACCGACGGCCTGGTGCGTGGTGTGGAGGTCACCGACACCGGTGCCCCGATTTCGGTGCCGGTCGGCGACGGCGTCAAGGGCCACGTGTTCAACGCGCTCGGCGACTGCCTCGATGAGCCCGGCTACGGCAAGGACTTCGAGCACTGGTCGATCCACCGCAAGCCGCCGGCCTTCTCGGACCTGGAGCCCCGGACCGAGATGCTGGAGACCGGCCTGAAGGTCGTCGACCTGCTGACCCCGTACGTGCGCGGCGGCAAGATCGCCCTGTTCGGCGGCGCCGGCGTGGGCAAGACCGTTCTGATCCAGGAGATGATCAACCGCATCGCCCGCAACTTCGGTGGCACCTCGGTGTTCGCCGGTGTGGGTGAGCGCACCCGTGAGGGCAACGACCTGTGGGTCGAGCTCGCGGACGCCAACGTGCTCAAGGACACCGCCCTGGTGTTCGGTCAGATGGACGAGCCGCCGGGCACCCGTATGCGCGTCGCCCTGTCGGCCCTGACCATGGCCGAGTACTTCCGCGACGAGCAGGGCCAGGACGTGCTGCTGTTCATCGACAACATCTTCCGGTTCACCCAGGCCGGTTCCGAGGTGTCGACCCTGCTGGGTCGTATGCCGTCGGCCGTGGGTTACCAGCCGACGCTGGCCGACGAGATGGGTGAGCTGCAGGAGCGCATCACCTCGACCCGTGGTCGCTCGATCACCTCGATGCAGGCCGTGTACGTGCCCGCCGACGACTACACCGACCCGGCGCCGGCGACCACGTTCGCGCACCTCGACGCCACCACGGAGCTCTCGCGTGCGGTGTTCTCGAAGGGCATCTTCCCGGCGGTGGACCCGCTGGCCTCGAGCTCGACGATCCTGCACCCCAGCATCGTCGGCGAGGAGCACTACCGCGTCGCGCAGGAAGTCATCCGAATCCTGCAGCGCTACAAGGACCTCCAGGACATCATCGCCATCCTCGGTATCGACGAGCTGTCGGAAGAGGACAAGGTGCTGGTGTACCGCGCCCGTAAGGTCGAGCGCTTCCTGAGCCAGAACATGATGGCGGCCGAGCAGTTCACCGGCCAGCCGGGCTCGACGGTTCCGCTGAAGGAGACCATCGAGGCGTTCGACAAGCTGTGCAAGGGCGAGTTCGACCACCTGCCCGAGCAGGCGTTCTTCCTGATCGGCGGCCTCGACGACCTCGCGAAGAAGGCCGAAAGCCTCGGCGCCAAGCTGTGA
- a CDS encoding F0F1 ATP synthase subunit gamma translates to MAATLRELRGRIRSAGSIKKITKAQELIATSRIAKAQARVEAARPYATEITNMLTNLASASALDHPLLVERENPKRAAVLVVSSDRGLCGAYNANVLRRAEELVAMLRDEGKEPVLYVVGRKALGYFSFRQREVNESWTGFSERPSYEDARKIADTLVDAFMAGADDDGDDAGADGILGVDELHIVFTEFKTMLSQTAEARRIAPMVVEYVGEVEEGPHTLFSFEPDAETLFASLLPRYIATRVYAALLEAAASESAARRRAMKSASDNADDLIRALTLEANRERQAQITQEISEIVGGANALADATG, encoded by the coding sequence ATGGCAGCCACACTGCGCGAATTGCGCGGCCGCATCCGCTCCGCGGGGTCGATCAAGAAGATCACCAAAGCCCAGGAGCTGATCGCGACGTCGCGGATCGCCAAGGCGCAGGCCCGGGTCGAAGCGGCCCGGCCCTACGCCACGGAGATCACCAACATGCTGACCAACCTGGCCAGCGCCAGTGCCTTGGATCATCCGCTGCTCGTGGAGCGCGAGAACCCCAAGCGCGCGGCCGTGCTGGTGGTGTCGTCGGACCGCGGTCTCTGCGGTGCGTACAACGCCAACGTGCTGCGGCGGGCGGAGGAGCTGGTGGCCATGCTCCGCGACGAGGGCAAGGAACCGGTCCTCTACGTGGTGGGTCGTAAGGCGTTGGGCTACTTCAGCTTCCGCCAGCGCGAGGTCAATGAGTCGTGGACCGGCTTCTCCGAGCGTCCCTCCTACGAGGACGCCCGGAAGATCGCCGACACGCTGGTGGACGCCTTCATGGCGGGTGCCGACGACGACGGCGACGACGCGGGTGCCGACGGGATTCTCGGGGTGGACGAACTGCACATCGTCTTCACCGAGTTCAAGACGATGCTGTCGCAGACGGCTGAGGCCCGTCGCATCGCGCCGATGGTGGTCGAGTATGTCGGCGAGGTCGAAGAGGGACCGCACACGCTGTTCTCCTTCGAGCCGGACGCCGAAACGCTGTTCGCGTCGCTGCTTCCGCGCTACATCGCCACCCGCGTGTACGCGGCGCTGCTCGAGGCCGCGGCTTCGGAGTCCGCGGCACGTCGCCGCGCGATGAAGTCCGCGAGCGACAACGCCGACGATCTGATCCGCGCCCTGACGCTCGAGGCCAACCGCGAGCGCCAGGCTCAGATCACCCAGGAAATCAGCGAGATCGTCGGCGGTGCCAACGCGCTGGCCGACGCCACTGGATAA
- the atpA gene encoding F0F1 ATP synthase subunit alpha → MAELTISAAEIEGAIEDYVSSFSADSGREEIGTVIDAGDGIAHVEGLPSVMTQELLEFPGGVLGVALNLDEHSVGAVILGEFEKIAEGQQVKRTGQVLSVPVGDAFLGRVVNPLGQPIDGQGEIKAETRRALELQAPSVVQRQGVGEPLQTGIKAIDSQTPIGRGQRQLIIGDRKTGKTAVCVDTILNQREAWLTGDPKQQVRCVYVAIGQKGTTIASVKRALEEGGAMEYTTIVAAPASDSAGFKWLAPYTGSAIGQHWMYDGKHVLIVFDDLTKQAEAYRAISLLLRRPPGREAYPGDVFYLHSRLLERCAKLSDELGGGSMTGLPIIETKANDISAYIPTNVISITDGQCFLESDLFNQGVRPAINVGVSVSRVGGAAQIKAMKDVAGSLRLDLSQYRELEAFAAFASDLDAASKAQLDRGARLVELLKQPQYSPMPVEDQVVAIFLGTKGHLDSVPVEDVQRFEAEFLEHVKASHAGILTDIRETKKLSEETEAKLVEVINDFKKGFKASDGSSVVEEKVDPLSEDEVGKESVKVNKPAPPKKK, encoded by the coding sequence ATGGCAGAGTTGACAATCTCCGCTGCTGAAATCGAAGGTGCCATCGAGGACTACGTGTCCTCGTTTTCCGCCGACAGCGGGCGTGAAGAGATCGGTACCGTCATCGACGCCGGTGACGGCATCGCCCACGTCGAGGGTCTGCCCTCGGTCATGACCCAGGAGCTCCTCGAGTTCCCGGGCGGCGTGCTGGGCGTGGCGCTCAACCTCGACGAGCACAGCGTCGGCGCCGTGATCCTGGGCGAGTTCGAGAAGATCGCAGAGGGCCAGCAGGTCAAGCGCACCGGCCAGGTGCTGTCGGTGCCGGTGGGCGACGCCTTCCTCGGTCGCGTCGTCAACCCCCTGGGCCAGCCGATCGACGGCCAGGGTGAGATCAAGGCCGAGACCCGCCGCGCGCTGGAGCTGCAGGCTCCCTCGGTGGTTCAGCGCCAGGGCGTCGGGGAGCCGCTGCAGACCGGCATCAAGGCCATCGACAGCCAGACCCCGATCGGCCGCGGACAGCGTCAGCTCATCATCGGCGACCGCAAGACCGGCAAGACCGCCGTCTGCGTCGACACCATCCTCAACCAGCGTGAGGCCTGGCTGACCGGCGACCCGAAGCAGCAGGTGCGCTGCGTGTACGTCGCCATCGGCCAGAAGGGCACCACGATCGCGTCCGTGAAGCGCGCCCTGGAGGAGGGCGGCGCGATGGAGTACACCACCATCGTCGCGGCTCCCGCCTCCGACTCGGCCGGCTTCAAGTGGCTGGCCCCGTACACCGGCTCGGCCATCGGCCAGCACTGGATGTACGACGGCAAGCACGTGCTGATCGTGTTCGACGACCTCACCAAGCAGGCCGAGGCCTACCGCGCCATCTCGCTGCTGCTGCGCCGCCCGCCGGGCCGCGAGGCGTACCCGGGTGACGTCTTCTACCTGCACTCCCGTCTGCTGGAGCGCTGCGCGAAGCTGTCCGACGAGCTCGGCGGCGGTTCGATGACCGGTCTGCCGATCATCGAGACCAAGGCCAACGACATCTCGGCCTACATCCCCACCAACGTCATCTCGATCACCGACGGCCAGTGCTTCCTGGAGTCCGACCTGTTCAACCAGGGTGTGCGCCCGGCCATCAACGTCGGTGTGTCGGTGTCCCGAGTCGGTGGCGCCGCGCAGATCAAGGCGATGAAGGACGTCGCGGGCTCGCTGCGTCTGGACCTGTCGCAGTACCGCGAGCTGGAGGCCTTCGCGGCCTTCGCCTCCGACCTGGACGCCGCGTCGAAGGCCCAGCTGGACCGCGGCGCCCGCCTGGTCGAGCTGCTCAAGCAGCCGCAGTACTCGCCGATGCCGGTCGAGGACCAGGTCGTCGCGATCTTCCTCGGCACCAAGGGCCACCTGGACTCGGTCCCGGTCGAGGACGTGCAGCGCTTCGAGGCTGAGTTCCTCGAGCACGTCAAGGCCAGCCACGCCGGCATCCTGACCGACATCCGCGAGACCAAGAAGCTCTCGGAGGAGACCGAGGCCAAGCTCGTCGAGGTCATCAACGACTTCAAGAAGGGTTTCAAGGCCTCCGACGGCAGCTCGGTCGTGGAGGAGAAGGTCGACCCGCTGTCCGAGGACGAGGTCGGCAAGGAGTCCGTGAAGGTCAACAAGCCCGCTCCGCCCAAGAAGAAGTAG
- a CDS encoding F0F1 ATP synthase subunit B/delta, which produces MSIFIGQLIGFAVIVFIIVKWVVPPVRNLMRKQQEAVRVALAESAEAAKKLAEADAMHAKALAEAEADAARVKDEAKQDSVRIAAQLEEQATVEAERIKAQGVQQIQLMHQQVVRELRGELGAEAVQKAAELVRAHVADPAARAATVDRFLAELDQMAPSSVVVETAESARLRASSRQALSALTAEFDSAAGGLDADGLTKLADELASVAAVLVTEPTLTKHLAEPTDDATAKTKLVDRLLSGKVGDVTLKLLHTAVSQRWSAENDLVFGVERTARLALLKRAEVAGEVDAVEDQLFRFGRILDEQPQLVTLLSDYTVPAENRVGLLEKILQGKQVNETAKALLVQTVRLLHGERADEAVLDLAELAVARRGEVVAHVSAAAELTDAQRTKLSDVLARIYGRPVYVQLNVDPELLGGLSIAVGDEVIDGSIASRLAAAQAQLPD; this is translated from the coding sequence ATGTCGATTTTCATCGGCCAGCTGATCGGGTTCGCGGTGATCGTGTTCATCATCGTGAAATGGGTGGTGCCGCCGGTGCGGAACCTGATGCGCAAGCAGCAGGAGGCCGTGCGCGTCGCCCTGGCCGAGAGCGCGGAGGCGGCGAAGAAGCTCGCCGAGGCCGACGCGATGCATGCCAAGGCCCTGGCTGAGGCCGAGGCCGACGCCGCTCGGGTCAAGGACGAGGCCAAGCAGGACTCGGTCCGCATCGCCGCCCAGCTCGAGGAACAGGCCACTGTCGAGGCCGAGCGGATCAAGGCCCAGGGTGTCCAGCAGATCCAGCTGATGCACCAGCAGGTCGTCCGCGAACTTCGCGGCGAACTCGGTGCCGAGGCTGTGCAGAAGGCCGCCGAACTGGTCCGTGCCCACGTCGCCGATCCGGCGGCCCGGGCCGCCACGGTCGACCGGTTCCTCGCGGAGCTGGACCAGATGGCTCCGTCCTCGGTCGTCGTCGAGACCGCCGAGTCGGCGCGGTTGCGGGCCTCGAGCCGTCAGGCGCTGTCCGCGCTGACCGCCGAGTTCGACAGCGCGGCAGGAGGTCTGGACGCCGACGGGCTGACCAAGCTGGCCGATGAACTCGCATCGGTGGCCGCCGTGCTGGTCACCGAACCGACGCTCACCAAGCACCTCGCCGAGCCGACCGACGATGCCACGGCCAAGACCAAGCTGGTTGACCGGCTGCTGTCGGGCAAGGTCGGCGACGTCACCCTGAAGCTGCTGCACACCGCGGTGTCCCAGCGGTGGTCGGCTGAGAACGATCTGGTGTTCGGTGTCGAGCGCACCGCCCGGCTGGCGCTGCTCAAGCGCGCCGAGGTGGCCGGCGAGGTCGACGCGGTCGAGGATCAGCTGTTCCGCTTCGGCCGGATCCTCGACGAGCAGCCCCAGTTGGTGACGCTGCTCAGCGACTACACGGTGCCGGCGGAGAACCGGGTCGGACTGCTCGAGAAGATCCTGCAGGGCAAGCAGGTCAACGAGACCGCCAAGGCGCTGCTGGTGCAGACGGTGCGCCTGCTGCACGGTGAGCGCGCCGACGAGGCGGTGCTGGATCTGGCCGAACTCGCCGTGGCTCGCCGTGGTGAGGTGGTCGCCCATGTCAGCGCCGCGGCGGAGCTCACCGACGCCCAGCGGACCAAGCTCTCGGATGTGCTCGCCCGCATCTATGGGCGTCCCGTCTACGTGCAACTCAACGTCGATCCGGAGTTGCTCGGCGGTTTGTCGATCGCCGTCGGTGACGAGGTCATCGATGGATCGATCGCATCCCGGCTGGCCGCTGCGCAAGCACAGTTGCCGGACTGA
- a CDS encoding F0F1 ATP synthase subunit B, which produces MVELTGSAQVAILASAEEGGGTSNFLIPNGTFFVVLLIFLITLGVIWKWVVPPVSKVLAEREAMLAKTAADNRKSAEQFAAARADYDKVMDGARSEASAIRDEARTAGRAIVDQKRSAASSEVAETVRQADQELSSQRSATETQLRQSVDALSATLASRILGVDVKSGGSA; this is translated from the coding sequence ATGGTTGAACTGACTGGATCAGCGCAGGTCGCCATTTTGGCGTCCGCTGAAGAGGGTGGGGGGACCAGCAACTTCCTGATCCCCAACGGCACCTTCTTCGTTGTGCTGCTCATCTTCCTGATCACGCTCGGCGTGATCTGGAAGTGGGTGGTACCGCCGGTCAGCAAGGTCCTCGCCGAGCGCGAGGCCATGCTGGCCAAGACCGCTGCGGACAACCGCAAGTCGGCCGAGCAGTTCGCGGCCGCACGGGCCGACTACGACAAGGTCATGGACGGCGCCCGTTCGGAGGCCTCGGCCATTCGCGACGAGGCCCGCACCGCGGGCCGCGCGATTGTGGACCAGAAGCGGTCTGCGGCCAGCAGCGAGGTTGCCGAGACCGTGCGTCAGGCGGACCAGGAATTGTCCTCGCAGCGTTCGGCGACCGAAACGCAACTGCGGCAGTCGGTGGATGCGCTGTCGGCCACTCTGGCCAGCCGCATCCTCGGCGTAGACGTGAAATCAGGTGGGAGCGCCTAG
- a CDS encoding F0F1 ATP synthase subunit C, with product MELDPNALITAGALIGGGLIMGGGAIGAGIGDGIAGNALISGIARQPEAQGRLFTPFFITVGLVEAAYFINLAFMALFVFATPGLQ from the coding sequence ATGGAACTCGATCCCAACGCCCTCATCACGGCAGGCGCTCTGATCGGCGGCGGTCTGATCATGGGTGGCGGTGCCATCGGCGCCGGCATCGGTGACGGCATCGCGGGTAACGCGCTGATCTCCGGCATCGCCCGCCAGCCCGAGGCGCAGGGCCGCCTGTTCACCCCGTTCTTCATCACCGTCGGTCTGGTCGAGGCTGCGTACTTCATCAACCTCGCCTTCATGGCGCTGTTCGTCTTCGCGACCCCGGGCCTGCAGTAA
- the atpB gene encoding F0F1 ATP synthase subunit A has product MTETVLAAEEGGSAIHVGHHSLVFEMFGMTFNGDTIIATAITALIVIGLAFYLKSKVTSTGVPGGVQLFWEALTIQMRQQIEGSIGMRVAPFVLPLSVTIFVFILISNWLAVLPLQYGGSDGAAAELYKPPASDINFVLALALFVFLCYHAAGFWRRGPIGHPVKVLKGHVAFLAPINIVEELAKPISLALRLFGNIFAGGILVALIAMFPWYIQWAPNAIWKTFDLFVGLIQAFIFALLTILYFSQAMELDHEEH; this is encoded by the coding sequence ATGACTGAGACCGTTCTCGCTGCGGAAGAGGGTGGCTCCGCCATCCACGTCGGCCACCACAGCCTCGTCTTCGAGATGTTCGGCATGACGTTCAACGGCGACACCATCATCGCGACGGCCATCACCGCCCTGATCGTGATCGGTCTGGCGTTCTACCTGAAGTCCAAGGTCACCTCGACCGGCGTGCCCGGGGGCGTCCAGCTGTTCTGGGAGGCGCTGACCATCCAGATGCGCCAGCAGATCGAGGGCTCGATCGGCATGCGGGTCGCCCCGTTCGTGCTGCCGCTGTCGGTGACGATCTTCGTCTTCATCCTGATCTCGAACTGGCTGGCCGTGCTGCCGCTGCAGTACGGCGGCTCCGACGGCGCCGCCGCCGAGCTCTACAAGCCGCCGGCCTCGGACATCAACTTCGTGCTGGCGCTCGCGCTGTTCGTGTTCCTCTGCTACCACGCGGCCGGCTTCTGGCGCCGCGGCCCGATCGGGCACCCGGTCAAGGTCCTCAAGGGCCACGTCGCTTTCCTGGCACCGATCAACATCGTCGAAGAGCTGGCCAAGCCGATCTCGCTGGCCCTCCGTCTTTTCGGCAACATCTTCGCCGGCGGCATCCTGGTCGCGCTGATCGCGATGTTCCCCTGGTACATCCAGTGGGCGCCCAACGCCATCTGGAAGACCTTCGACCTCTTCGTCGGCCTCATCCAGGCGTTCATCTTCGCGCTGCTGACCATCCTGTACTTCAGCCAGGCGATGGAACTCGACCACGAAGAGCACTGA
- a CDS encoding ATP synthase subunit I gives MTTPAQDAPLVFPSVAFRPVRLAIVCVALTAVAVTAAGFAGNIGFGLFFGLGLAIGLVNALLVRRAVESITAEDHPLKKKMALNSATRLLVISVIALSTAYFFRHIGGIGVLFGLAIFQALLVMSTSIPVLRKIRANGLDVLDTESKG, from the coding sequence GTGACGACGCCAGCGCAAGACGCGCCGTTGGTGTTCCCGTCCGTTGCCTTTAGGCCTGTTCGCTTGGCAATCGTCTGTGTGGCCCTGACGGCTGTGGCCGTCACCGCTGCGGGATTCGCGGGCAACATCGGATTCGGACTCTTCTTCGGGCTCGGCCTGGCCATCGGACTGGTCAACGCGCTCCTGGTCCGCCGCGCGGTCGAGTCCATCACCGCCGAGGATCACCCCCTCAAGAAGAAGATGGCCCTCAACTCGGCCACCCGGCTGCTGGTGATTTCGGTGATCGCCCTGTCCACGGCATACTTCTTCCGCCACATCGGTGGCATCGGCGTTCTTTTCGGCTTGGCAATCTTCCAGGCGCTGCTTGTGATGAGCACCAGCATCCCGGTGCTGCGCAAGATCCGCGCCAACGGGTTGGACGTCCTGGACACGGAATCGAAGGGTTGA